In Arvicanthis niloticus isolate mArvNil1 chromosome 4, mArvNil1.pat.X, whole genome shotgun sequence, a single window of DNA contains:
- the Agtr1 gene encoding type-1 angiotensin II receptor isoform X2 gives MILNSSTEDGIKRIQDDCPKAGRHSYIFVMIPTLYSIIFVVGIFGNSLVVIVIYFYMKLKTVASVFLLNLALADLCFLLTLPLWAVYTAMEYRWPFGNHLCKIASASVSFNLYASVFLLTCLSIDRYLAIVHPMKSRFRRTMLVAKVTCIIIWLMAGLASLPAIIYRNVYFIENTNITVCAFHYASQNSTLPIGQGLTKNILGFVFPFFIILTSYTLIWKALKKAYKIQKNTPRNDDIFRIIMAIVLFFFFSWVPHQIFTFLDVLIQLGVIRDCEIADIVDTAMPITICIAYFNNCLNPLFYGFLGKKFKRYFLQLLKYIPPKAKSHAGLSTKMSTLSYRPSDNMSSSAKKSASRFEVE, from the coding sequence ATGATCCTTAATTCCTCTACTGAAGATGGAATTAAAAGAATCCAAGATGACTGCCCCAAGGCTGGCAGGCACAGTTACATATTTGTTATGATCCCTACTCTCTACAGTATCATCTTTGTGGTGGGAATATTTGGAAACAGCTTGGTGGTAATTGTCATTTACTTTTACATGAAGCTGAAGACTGTGGCCAGTGTTTTCCTTCTGAATCTCGCCCTGGCTGACTTATGTTTTTTGTTGACTTTGCCACTGTGGGCAGTCTATACCGCTATGGAATACCGGTGGCCCTTCGGCAATCACCTGTGTAAGATCGCTTCGGCCAGTGTCAGTTTCAACCTGTATGCCAGTGTGTTTCTCCTCACGTGTCTCAGCATCGATCGCTACCTGGCCATTGTCCACCCGATGAAGTCTCGCTTCCGCCGCACGATGCTGGTGGCCAAAGTCACCTGCATCATCATCTGGCTGATGGCTGGCTTGGCCAGTTTGCCAGCCATCATCTACCGAAATGTATATTTCATCGAAAACACTAATATCACAGTTTGCGCTTTTCATTATGCGTCTCAGAACTCCACACTCCCCATTGGACAGGGTCTAACGAAAAACATTCTGGGCTTCGTGTTCCCTTTCTTTATCATTCTCACCAGCTATACTCTTATTTGGAAAGCCCTAAAGAAGGCTTATAAAATTCAGAAGAACACGCCAAGAAATGATGACATCTTTAGGATAATTATGGCaattgtgcttttctttttcttttcctgggttCCCCACCAAATATTCACATTTCTGGATGTGCTCATTCAACTGGGTGTCATCCGTGACTGTGAAATTGCTGACATTGTGGACACTGCTATGCCCATCACCATCTGCATAGCTTATTTTAACAATTGCCTGAACCCTCTGTTTTATGGCTTTCtggggaaaaaatttaaaagatatttcctCCAGCTTCTGAAATATATTCCCCCAAAGGCCAAGTCACACGCAGGCTTGTCAACAAAAATGAGCACTCTTTCCTATCGCCCTTCAGATAACATGAGCTCCTCTGCCAAGAAATCTGCGTCTCGTTTTGAAGTGGAGTGA
- the Agtr1 gene encoding type-1 angiotensin II receptor isoform X1, whose amino-acid sequence MKPGAEHCARVQFEYCQRPIHPPKSDMILNSSTEDGIKRIQDDCPKAGRHSYIFVMIPTLYSIIFVVGIFGNSLVVIVIYFYMKLKTVASVFLLNLALADLCFLLTLPLWAVYTAMEYRWPFGNHLCKIASASVSFNLYASVFLLTCLSIDRYLAIVHPMKSRFRRTMLVAKVTCIIIWLMAGLASLPAIIYRNVYFIENTNITVCAFHYASQNSTLPIGQGLTKNILGFVFPFFIILTSYTLIWKALKKAYKIQKNTPRNDDIFRIIMAIVLFFFFSWVPHQIFTFLDVLIQLGVIRDCEIADIVDTAMPITICIAYFNNCLNPLFYGFLGKKFKRYFLQLLKYIPPKAKSHAGLSTKMSTLSYRPSDNMSSSAKKSASRFEVE is encoded by the coding sequence GTGCAGTTTGAATACTGTCAGAGACCAATTCACCCCCCAAAAAGCGACATGATCCTTAATTCCTCTACTGAAGATGGAATTAAAAGAATCCAAGATGACTGCCCCAAGGCTGGCAGGCACAGTTACATATTTGTTATGATCCCTACTCTCTACAGTATCATCTTTGTGGTGGGAATATTTGGAAACAGCTTGGTGGTAATTGTCATTTACTTTTACATGAAGCTGAAGACTGTGGCCAGTGTTTTCCTTCTGAATCTCGCCCTGGCTGACTTATGTTTTTTGTTGACTTTGCCACTGTGGGCAGTCTATACCGCTATGGAATACCGGTGGCCCTTCGGCAATCACCTGTGTAAGATCGCTTCGGCCAGTGTCAGTTTCAACCTGTATGCCAGTGTGTTTCTCCTCACGTGTCTCAGCATCGATCGCTACCTGGCCATTGTCCACCCGATGAAGTCTCGCTTCCGCCGCACGATGCTGGTGGCCAAAGTCACCTGCATCATCATCTGGCTGATGGCTGGCTTGGCCAGTTTGCCAGCCATCATCTACCGAAATGTATATTTCATCGAAAACACTAATATCACAGTTTGCGCTTTTCATTATGCGTCTCAGAACTCCACACTCCCCATTGGACAGGGTCTAACGAAAAACATTCTGGGCTTCGTGTTCCCTTTCTTTATCATTCTCACCAGCTATACTCTTATTTGGAAAGCCCTAAAGAAGGCTTATAAAATTCAGAAGAACACGCCAAGAAATGATGACATCTTTAGGATAATTATGGCaattgtgcttttctttttcttttcctgggttCCCCACCAAATATTCACATTTCTGGATGTGCTCATTCAACTGGGTGTCATCCGTGACTGTGAAATTGCTGACATTGTGGACACTGCTATGCCCATCACCATCTGCATAGCTTATTTTAACAATTGCCTGAACCCTCTGTTTTATGGCTTTCtggggaaaaaatttaaaagatatttcctCCAGCTTCTGAAATATATTCCCCCAAAGGCCAAGTCACACGCAGGCTTGTCAACAAAAATGAGCACTCTTTCCTATCGCCCTTCAGATAACATGAGCTCCTCTGCCAAGAAATCTGCGTCTCGTTTTGAAGTGGAGTGA